The following DNA comes from Oreochromis niloticus isolate F11D_XX linkage group LG23, O_niloticus_UMD_NMBU, whole genome shotgun sequence.
GGATTCAGAGGCAGACCCAGCTGCTGTGGTACCACTGCTGGCCACACCCGCTGCAGGTCACAAAGGTCATTGCATCCTCATCTGGGCCGCCCTGCCTCACCCACGCAGGCAAGAACAGAACCCCTCTGGACACCTGCGTCACCCTACAGTCTGACCCCCCGCATCTTTTGCATCGAATCTTCTCCGTCCGCGTCCCCTCTATCCCTTGAGGAAGCTGCCTCTCACTCACGCCCTGGGAGGAGTACTCCTCCCTCAGCTGCCGCAGCTCTGCGCTGGCCATATCCTCCGCAGACATGCGGGCGAAGGCCTCGGGGGACAGGGAGCCACTCAGGAGGCCCTGATGCAGGTGGCCGCTTTTGGGATTCCTCAAGTTGGCCACCTTGCTCCTCACACAGGCTTTATATTTGACCTGGTTGTGATTATGAAGTTCGTGGACGTGCCGCTCGATGTCTCGGGCCAACTCAGCAGCCTTGTCCTGATCGGGGGCAGAGGGGCAGAGGGCAGCAAGGAGGAGCTGCACACATTTGGTTCTCACGTTATCTGGAGATGCAGCAGAAGTATGAGCTTTGGGTCCAGGTTTAGCCTGCATAGATGATGGTTCTCCTGCAGCATTCCCCTCTCCACCATCACATGTTTGGGCAGAAACCGCACCACCCACGGCTTCTTTTGGTGAAGAAACACTGGCAGGGAGCTCAGGATCCTCGCTCTCCTCTGTGCACTTCACCCCTTGCCTGTCCTTCGTGTACTGTCTCTTCCACTCGGACAGCAAGCTCTTGACTGTCTTCTTCACGCTGTCATCAGTGCAGGTTTTCAGGAGCCTGTAGAGCACTTTGACGATGTCAGTTGTTTCCAGCTGTTCCGCTGTGACGTGAGACTTCTGGAGGTCACCAAGGAGGGTCATGATGTTCCCATAGCTTCTGTCTGCACTGAATTTCTCTATCTGAAGAGCACAGCGGAGCATCTCCTTTGGATCCATTGTGGCTGCAAAGACACAAAAGTAAAGATGAAacaatgaatgttttttttcttaatgtggtgATGTTTGCCCCTCACTGCAAAATGAAGCACTGCTCTCCTGAAAGCACAGCAGTATGTACCACTTAGCAACACATTAAAATAGACTTTTGCACATGTTTACCTGAGTTCCTTCATGGTTTGCAGTTTCTTCCTGCTAACAGTGAGCCTAGCAAACGTCTACATGGGAGCAGCCATGTTGAATGTGTCTCCACGGGAGAAAAATGCCAGCATTCACCTCTAGATGGAGCTGTAGCCTCACAAAGTcaatgtgtgcatgagggtagTGCAGGTAGTTTCCCATCACTTTCTTAAAATGGaactatatatatgtatgtatgcaaTCTTTTTTCCCCTAAAAACAGGGATTAATGCAACATTACAAATGAAACCTCTTTGCAATGAAAGTGTCACCATGAATCCCCGAATCAGTACACTGCGGCCTGTTTAATCTGAAAGTATCCCAGCAGAGCTTTCCAGCTGTGCTGTCAGTCTGTGCTTTATCTAAAATGTACTGTGGGATTAGTGCTTTATGTGAGGATTTAGGTGTGTGCTTTTGGATTTTCCAGGTTACTCCCACGGCCAAACTTCTGTCTATTTTAACGCCTCTTTCCTGTTTTTCCCACAATAACAAATGTGGATGAACCTGTGCTAAACCACACGAGGAGCTGAGGGTGTCGTCCAGACAAAGTGTTCGATTTCAAATGTGTGTTGCATTAATGGCTATTATTATAGCCTTATGTTCCTTCTTTTCAGCTCCTGAGATCGAGATGAAAGATATTTGGTTCAGCGTGCAGAAACGTGTAATCCTCGCATCCAAGCAGCCAAATGACCTCCAGACAGGAATTCAGTGGAACTGATCTCGTGACAAGATGAGGCAAGTCTTTCAGCTGTGCTGCAATTACATGTTTTGATGGAAGAAGATGAATGAGTGTTTAGGATAATTCGTGGTTGTGGAGCTAAGACCAGAAAAGTTCCAGCGGACGCACCAGTTCGCAGGTAGTTGTTAGTATTTCGTGGAAGCCTGGAACATGGTTTGATGTAATCACACCATCGACGGTGACGTGAATGAGAGAAAAATGCAGGCTTAATTGCATGGCTGAAAGGTTGATTATGTATTAATTGGATGTTGTCTGAATGGGAGCATTGACAAAACAATTCAATAATAC
Coding sequences within:
- the tceanc gene encoding transcription elongation factor A N-terminal and central domain-containing protein, producing MDPKEMLRCALQIEKFSADRSYGNIMTLLGDLQKSHVTAEQLETTDIVKVLYRLLKTCTDDSVKKTVKSLLSEWKRQYTKDRQGVKCTEESEDPELPASVSSPKEAVGGAVSAQTCDGGEGNAAGEPSSMQAKPGPKAHTSAASPDNVRTKCVQLLLAALCPSAPDQDKAAELARDIERHVHELHNHNQVKYKACVRSKVANLRNPKSGHLHQGLLSGSLSPEAFARMSAEDMASAELRQLREEYSSQGVSERQLPQGIEGTRTEKIRCKRCGGSDCRVTQVSRGVLFLPAWVRQGGPDEDAMTFVTCSGCGQQWYHSSWVCL